The Vespula pensylvanica isolate Volc-1 chromosome 3, ASM1446617v1, whole genome shotgun sequence nucleotide sequence GGCTAGTGTTTTCATTAACAACAAAAGGTcagatttttttctcatatgcGTACACTTTCATTCTCTgcatagaaaaattaattgtattattactattatatgaGTGTGTATCGTAcgtgtgcatgtatatgtgtacgtataatgGATGTACGTGTACATCAATGAGTACGTCAAGTGCGTTAATCATTTagtaaatgaaacaaaaaaaaaagaagaagaagtatttACATAGTGcgtattttcattcgttattacAATATCAATTATCTTCGGTTAACGAATACGATGTTAATTATAACTGTACTAACTTTTGTATTTACATGTAAAATCAGATATACACAGATGTATGTACAGAAAGAGTGcattaaaattttagaaaatatactaTACGACCACTACTTGCACattgattaaaaaacaatcaagtgacaaaaatattattaaagtctCGTGCATGCTTTTCAAACGATTACGTATACTTGCCTTCGAAGAGCCTTTGGTGTATCATGTGCGATGAAAGCTTTGTCATCGTTAAAAGCTGGTTCGTAGATCTTTACCGATCGTTCGCAACGTGGACCAGTCTTTCCGTACGGGCAGTAACAATCAAAACCAGCCTCCTTCTCCACGCACTTTCCTTCTCCGCAGGCGCCTGTAAAAAGTTCGTGTCGTGTACGTGCTCGCGCGTATTTTGTCCCGTTATGCACGCACTATTTGAATACACACATTCTGCACGTCGCGTTTTCGTTACGTTCTACGAAGTTTATAACGCATAATTTTTACCTGGATAGCAAGATTGTCCGACAAAGTTACAATGTTTCCCATTAAATCCAGCTCTACATAAACACATATAACCGTTCTTTGTAGCTGCCTCCTGGCAAACTCCACCATTATTGCATGGATTTTCGGCGCACGTTTCGCAAGTCGTTATCCCTACGTTACCCGTTTGATCTCCGATTAAATCAATTTCCTTTTCACCAATGACTAGTCTGCTGATACAACCAATGAATCCGATATTCGAAACAGCCTCTTTGATAACAATACTGTGATTTGGAACTCCACCGATATAAAGTGGACCCTTAAGATCTAATCCTTGTCTTCGACCAGCCGATACTCCTCTGTACGGTCCTTGACCATCGACTAGCATCGTTACTTCCTTTCTAACACGttgaattttaatcgtatGCCATTGACCCAAAGTAACCGATTTATCCGCCAATATAACAGCTGATCCAGAACCAAGGTCAAATCTAGCagtttataacaattatacatattacacatatattttcacACGTGCGTAGATATAATAcgtaacgaaaaataatatgtacttGAATTGTGGATATCCTCCTACTAGGGATAGAAGAATGAAATCCCCATTACCGTGATTCGATTCGGCATTGTATAAGATAATGCCGTCATAATTCTCCGGTTTGAAAGATATCTCAATATTGAACTTGAGATATGAATCAGGTAATGGAGGCAAAGCTATGTAACTCTCTGGCGCTTGACTGAAGTTAGGTACGACTCCCGTTACGACGAGCACGGTCGGTACTTCTAAATTTACTTTATCGTTGTTTGCTATACAAATGTATGTTCCTGCATCTTCGGCTTTGACATTTTTCAGTTTCAATGTATTCTGTTAAGAGCGtcgaaagggaaaataaatattcataaatccTATTAAAGTTACGCCGGAATACTTTCGTTGTACCTGGTAAGTTTCTGTGTCCAGAGATAACAATCCACCAAGTTTGTTCCATTGGAATTTAACAGGTGGTTCAAGATCAACGTGACAATCCATTTCAATACTAGATCCGTAAGGTGCCAACTTCGTTTCAATTGCTGGCCCATCGTTATGTCCACCTAGATAAAGATATGAAAAGACGATAACTCGgcatagaaatattttgtagCCGCTATTCATTGTTCCTATCATATTTATACTTACAAAGAATGCAACGGATGgcattgataaaataaacacGTTATATTCGCACACATTAGTTACATATGGACAATTGAATTTACagtaaatgaaatatcataaatcgatgaaaaatgtttgatatttACCATGTACAATGAGATTGAAATCTTCCTCAAAGATGCCTTGCGGAGTCATTACTGTACATTTGTAGGTACCGCTATCGCTGACGGCTACGTTGGACAATCTAAGAATATTTTCGTACGTTTGAGCATTCGCTGGTAAATCCGGATGGTTCGGTCTGGACCATCGATAGTGCGGACTAGGAATACCCGAACACGCGCAACGTATGTCAACCGTATCTCCGATATTTACAGGATCTTGAGATGCCTCGATGGTAAGTGCAGGTGCAACGGCAGCTGAAATTTAACAGTCGCTATTACTCAAGCTGTATAATTTCTCccgtaaatatttacatacagattagtattttcaattttttttcggaGCTTCAACGTTCGTGAAAGAAATTGTACATTTTACCGTTGTAacgtaaatgtaaaatttctttttaaaaggtCAACTTCGTCAATGTTAAAACTTAAACATCTAAAACAAGGCGAGCGATTCTTACGCACaaggaaaaaatttgattCGAGACCGATCGTTTGACAGGATATCTGGCATTTCATCCAATTTAATAATCCTTTCGATAGTATTACactaaagtaaaaataatgtatattacgCATAGTATCGTACATGCAAGTAACATGCGTCAACGGCCGCGGTATTATCTCTAACTAGGTAGGAAGGGTCAAGGGAGGAGTTGGACGAAATTTGGTACGTCGTATGGAAAGTAATCCAACGATGTTGTCTACGTCGGCTCGAAACATAAATGACATATATAAGATGTTTAGGAATGGGGATAATAAAATGTTGACGATCgaatagatcgatcgaataagaaTAGGCAACACAAAGAATagtgctaaaaaaaaaagataagacaaaaatataatctatactACGAGACGTCACACGACACACAAATCTCAAAACAAACCGCGTCGTCTTTGAAGAAATTGGCGATATTGCGGGATGCGGCAGAAGCGTTCGTCAGTACCATCGTTGCATTGAGCATAGCCGTCGCAAAAGTAATCCAAATGAATGCATTGTTGACTGTAGCACTTATACTCCCCGGGTCTGCACTGCGATCGGTACACTGGCATGCAATCCGCAAGCAAATTAACTACTAAATCATATAACGCGAGCTTTGTAAAAATCTAATTTGAAGAAGTCCTTCATTGAAACCATTATTgcaatgatctttttttttatgataaatatttcactACTGATACCATTTCTAATATGACAAGCTGCATGACAGAttttgaaaaacaaacaaaaaaacaaagaaaagtaacCGCGCCTCGTAATATATCGTTACTCGAGTAGTTCtcgtcgaacgaacgaaaaagaattttcattgtttGGCTGAAACGTCACGTTGGAAAATGTTTGAACGATCTCGTATCGACGAATGTCGAGAgattgttagaaaaagaaagaagaaaaaaagaataataaaacaaaggcagcgatgtaataaattaacaatgttattaaaaaagtaattaaaaaagctgaaaagagagaaagaaagaaagaaagaaagagaagagaaaaaaagatccaaGTTTGTAGGAATCAGATTCTttgagagaaatatttaagatcGATCTACGTCAGCGGTATTAGACGATACTTGTTAATGAGATTGAGCATAAATTACGATAATACTTTATAAAGTTTAACTGAAGTGGCaagcatatgtatgtaccaaTGCACTACTTACGTATCACATTCAAATTAATGTAATCACTGGAAACTCCATGGGAGTTACGAATTTGACAAATATATCTTCCACTGTCTTCTGGTTTGACTTGCGTTAATTCTAAATAGTCTTCGCCAATTCGACCGTGTAAAGGCAAAAATTGACCCTCTCTACTCCATTCTATCACGGCGTGTTCCCTGATCTCGCAACGCAAACGTACAGAATTACCTGGATACGTCGTAATGTCTCTTTGGGTGGCGCGAATGCTCGTGTCGTCGTAAGAATGTTCTGAGAAAAGGTAATACGGTGAATAATGGTATCCGAGTGAGATCCATCGGAACGAATTCGATACGCGTTTATCGAGATCGAAAAAGATGACGAACCGTTAACTATGACTTCCGCTACCGCCTCTGCCGTGCCCGCCTCGTTCGTGGCCTTGCAAACGTACTTTCCAGCATCCGAATACGTTATACCGTGGAATTGCAAAACGCCATTATCATTAGATACGGAATACGGAAGTGGCCGTCCTATAGCTTCCCATTGAATGTGAAGAGGCTCGTCGCCGGTCGCGGTGCACGTTATAGAAGGATTTTTACCAGGTCCAACGGTTTGACGGGTTGGATTAAGCTCGATCCTAGGTGGAgctgaaaaaggagaaagaagaaatatcagaTATTCCTCTAACGCGGATAATTTTTCGCTTCCTTTACAATCGCACTTCTCGGAATACCCACATATGATTTCCAGATGAGATTTAGCTTTGAAAATGACCGTGCCGGCAGGATTTAAGCCAAGACAGATGTATTCCCCTGCGGCATTTTTGTCGACCGTCGGAATGCTTAAAACGCCATTATGAACGGTACTGCCCTTCGGTAAGGCACGATGATCGCTCCTCTTCCAATCAAGATAAATCTGATCGCCATCTGGGGCAATCACCTGACAGCGCATTTCCACTTTACCGCTATTGGGAATTCTTAAAAAGTCTTCGGGAATCAATACGCCACCTTGATAAGGATATCTCTAAAATTACAACAACGTACGTCGTGATGATATACGGCTACGATAACTGGGGAAAAATTAgcaagaaaagatgaaaaaaagtgaTAAGCGTACGGGATCCTGAGTCGGCGGACGTCTGTTGTCGTTGTCACAAGTCATATCGCCTCGACAAGGCGTAGAGTCGATATCGTTGTCCTCGATGCGTATTTGGACACGGTCCTCTACTATGCCTACCGAGTTCGATGCTTGACAGGAGTAGGAACCTTCGTCGTCGGAGGACACCGAGAATATTTCGTATACCGCGCTTAACGGCGTCGCAGCTGTTTTGCTGTACGCATCGCTGTAAATGTAAGCAACGATTTCGCAAAAAAGACGActctttgaaagaaagatattcttCTTCGAAGAAGCGTAACTTACTACGTGGCCAATCCATTGACATGTTTACTCCAGGCAACGTTTGGCTGTGGATGGCCTACAGCGCTGCAAGTCAATCGCACCCTGTCTCCAAGTTTCACTTGCAAAATACCCGTCCTTGGCTCGATCGTAATAACAGGTATCGACTGTACTTCGATATGGGCTATCTCGGACGCGGAACCAACTTCGTTCGTGGCCGAGCACACGTAAGAACCACCGTCGTTTATCGTGATATTAGAGAGTCTCAATAATCCGCCAGGAAGTTGTTCGATGTTCGGAGCAAACGATCTGCCGTCTTGACGAGACCAATGGATCTCGGGAAGTGGAAGACCGGCTATGGCGCGACATTGCAAATCGGCAGAACCACCAAGGGTGACGGGCTGGATGTCTTTCGGATATAATTCGAGGACCGGAACTTCACGAGCTGCGAATTTGCGAATAAAAGTgtattcattcgttcgaaagCCGCCGTCTGCCGTGAGACGACGGCAAGGAACGATTtacaaatatgaaatttatgcCTTACGTTCGACCTCGACGATGGCACTAGCTTCGTAGCTGCCTATAGGACTACTGACACGACAAATATATACGCCTCGGTCAGAAACTTGCGCATTAATAATTCTGAGTGTATCTCCGACTTGTTGGACGTTCGAATTCATCGTTTCCGaaaatttattccatttcACTTGCAGACCCGCCTCTCCGCTCGTAACGCAACGTATCTCGGTCGACGTTCCTTGAGATATTATTTGTCTTTCAGGTTTGACTTTAACCGTCGGAGGATCTCTTCGTGGGATTATCGTTATTCTAGCGGTAGAATTCGTTTCCGTTCCTTTGTAACTGACAGCGATGCAGACGTATAAGCCGGAATCGTTGATCGTTGGATTATTGATTGTCAGAATGCCATCGCGCTGGGTCGCGGAGTAAGGTAGAGGCAAGCCGTCCGATCGAGTCCACGTTAGATTAGCACTTTGCGACGGGGTGCAGGTAAGCCTGACGACGTCTCCGATGGAGCCGATCCATTCGGCGGGTGTTATGATCGGAGCCAAGCCGGTAGCCGGAGGCCCTTCCGGATTTTCTGTGGATACGCGCGAATGTAGTCCCGTCTATCTACGTTATGTCTATACCGTTTACGATCATGGATACCTCTAACGTATAGAATCGTTGTTTTTTCCTCCACTCCGACGTTATTCTTAGCGATGCATTTGTATTCGGCTGCGTCGTTTCTCGAGGCAGCCGGGAGCCTCCAAACGCCGTTATGGAAGGAAGACTCCGAGCTGATGCTTCCATGAAGTCGAATCCATTCTACTTGCGGAGGAGGATTACCGTTGGCGTCGCAATGAAATTCTACCGGTTCTCCTTCCTTGACTTCGAGGTAAGGCGGCATGATTACGACTCGAGGTTTTACCGGATTCGCTCCTGAAATCGAATGCAACTGTCAACCTTGTCGTTAACCGTTTTTTACCTGGTATCGAGATATACCTGGTATCTCTAACAAACTTTTGGGAAAAGCTGCGTCCGTAAGAGACATTACCGATTTATTGCGTATATCGATCTACTTGTACTAATGTTATAACGTTAAAAACCTCTCGTTCGTACCTCCAACGGTAAGAGTGACTTTTTTGATTCCAATGTTTATTCCGTCGCTAACTTGACAAACGTATATACCGCTGTCGGACACTTTGACGTCTCTAATGATCAAGACTCCGTGAGAATCGTCTATGCTTCTACCGGATGGTAACTGACCGCCTTCCTTCTCCCAACGAATGTACAAAGAACCCTGTGTGACGTACAAGCGTGCGAGTAAGATTCATCGGGAACGATTCGAAGTAGAAGACTTACGTTGTCGAGCGATCTACCGCTGCAATGGTATCTGACGGTATTTCCAGTGTGCACGATTTGGAATTCTGGTTCTTGCACGAAAACGACGATCCTTGGTGGGGTAATAGTCGGTGTCGGAGGAGGAATCGTTGGAGGATATTCGACTAAAAAAGAATGTCAACGCGAAAATAGTTGCGATCTCGTACACGTAAATATAATCTGCTTGAAAACTCGTCTCTCCACTCTCGTGCATTTTTACACGACCGATCAAAGGAGCGAGACACTCGAACTCTCTCGTAATCCGGTCTACGCAACGGGCTACTTACCAACGTCTTGACAATTTTGTCCTGCGTATCCTGGCAAGCAATTACACTTGACGTGTCCGGACCTATTGATCTCGCAGTTTTCTTCGTTGTTGTTGCACGGACAGGGATTGCAAGAGCCAAGAACGCTAAAAGCTCTGTCACTGGTATCTCTGTAATATCCACGGGCGCAAGTTTCGCAAGACGTTCCGACGTAACCAGCTGGACAACGACACGCTTCGACTTGAGTCGCTCTTCTGTGTCCGGTGAAGTTTTCTACCGCCGTGTCGAGACTAATGTCGCTGATGTAAGTCGCCGTCATTTTTTCACTGTGAGAAGCTCGTACCAGAATAGCTTCGATATTGGAAAGAACCGTCATCATGTCCGTACGAGAAGCACTGCGTGGTCCCGCCGTCGTCAATCGTTTCCACTCCGATTCTCTCAGTGGGACGGAGTAGGTCTGAAACGAAAGTCGAACTGTGTATTCGAAATATCTCTCCCCACCGTCCCCTCCGCCTTCTTTCGTACGAACCAGCGGTATGTCCGGTAAAACGTCTGTTGGATTAGTCCAGAACAACGTGATGCCGTTTCCAACGAGTAAAATGTCTTGATCTTTGTAGCTTTGTGCGCCGGGCTGCGCAGTGATGTGCTGAGTCAAAGTCAAACTGCCGGCGTAGCTTTTTACTTGATTACCGGTGAAAGCGGATGGCAAAGACCAAAACAGTCTGCGACTACGGTTGTCGGGATAGCGATATCCAATTTCGTTCATAGCAACGTTCAAGTCGAAGCCGTCGTCTATAACGTCTTGTCTCGTGctaatttgaaaagaattaaGTAAATGTTTGCGTCAAGTCGTCGCTCTTACCGTAGGTTATACTCGTTATAGGTAGATCGTTGTCGTCGATCGCAAAAGCATTAAACGCGATGAACTTACTCGTCGGTAAGGGTAAATCCATGATGGGAATCGTAAACCCATATCGGAATCTGTTGAACGTAGAGCGAACTTTCGTGACATTGTTTGGTCACGCCGCTGCAGTAACACTCGTTACAACCGTCCGTATTTTCAGCGGACAATCCAAAGGTAGACGGACGACATCTGTTGCATTCCGGTCCCTCGACGTTCCTCTTGCACTCGCAGCGACCGCCGAAACACGAAGCGCTACGAGATCCAGCTTCGTTGCAGGTGCACTGTACGGGATCGGTTCTGCGCGTACAATCGTTGGCGGTACCACGAGTCGCGTCTCCTTCGTATCCGGGTTCGCATCTTTCGCAGTATTCCCCGGTAGTGTGATCGGCACAATTCTTAGAAAGATTAGATCAGAATCGTTGGTACATCAAATTGATGCGAAACGCGATACGACACGATCGATGAACGTCTTTCATTTACCTCGCACAGTCCGCTCTCGGGATCGCACTGACTCGAGTGCCCGTTGCAATTACAAGGCTCGCAAATTCCAAGATACAGGCCTTCCATGGCCCTCGTATATCCAACGTCGCAGTCCTCGCACGAGAGTCCCTTGTATCCGACGGGACAACCGCATTCCTCGACTTCGACCGCCCTTGCCTTTCCAGTGTTATGCTTCTCCGCCGTATCGAGGGAAACCGAGGAGAGCCTGAAAGGAGAAAATCTCTTTCGTAGGGCTTTCGCAAAAGGCAGGgacgaaagaggagagagtTTTCGACTTACGCCGTCTCGTCGGTGTGGGTCGTGTAAGTGGCCTTGATCTTGATAGCTCGTACGTCCGCCAGTGCCATTAAAAGATGTTCCCTGTCGGCGGTGGTTCCGTCGGCACGTTGCCAATATTGCTCGAGCAACGGAACGGTGAACGATTGTTGAGAATTAGGCTCGGGAGATTCTCGCGAGTAATAGAGCAATTTAATGTCGTTGGCCTGTGTCGAAGCAGAGGATCGCGTATTAGCGAGAGCACGTACGTCCAACGAATATATAGATCCAAGGCTAAGAACAAAGGATCGATCCTCGAATCGATCCCTTACTTACGCTGATCAATTCGACGTCGGCGGCGTTGTTTCTCGAACTTTGACCACCGGGCGATGGGACGTATCGGACCGTGTATTTGAGATGACCACCGTACGACGTTATCTGATCGCCGAGGAATATATTCGGCAGTTGCCAATAATAGACGTCGTTGTTACCGCGATTATGAAAGTCGTTGTAGACTATTTCGCGATTGATCGTGTCGAGGCGAATGCCATCCGATATCGGTGGTGCGTCGGGTGTTTTCGACTCGGTCAGCGTGAAACCTCGCAAGGAATTCGTGAACGACACGTGAATCtgaagagaggagaaacgaaagatcgtAGATCGTAGACGAGGATCGCGTCAGGCGATACGTAACGACTTCGTAATTAAACTCGTTCTCATTACCTCGTTTCTGTACCAATTGGACGAGACGCACTTGTTCGTAATACCCATGCAAAAGCAACTTATGCATCCGAATTGATTCCTAAAGCCCAGGTTGAATGTATTTGCCTTGCATTGGTTGCACGTCAGGCCCGTTGCGTATAGCTAAACAGAGTACACGCGAGGACGTTAAACGTCGCGTTACTGCTTCGCCGTACGACCGACCGAGCGCGTCTTCGGCTCGGTCCGTCTTCGTTGAGAATAAAAACGGACGATTTCTCGTGGCAAATTGGACGAAGTACTTACGTTTTTCGTACCGACGAGgatcgagaaaaatcgaacGCATTAAGAATAAATACAGACGATGAATATCGAGGACGGGCGAATGAGCTAAAGAGGAGTCTTCGaaggaaacgatcgaaataaatgcGATACCTTGCAACGACACTTTCCGGTATAGGGGTCGGCGTTCGGAGTGAGGCTACCATCGGGATCGCATTGTTGAACGGGTACGCACATGTCGCCGGGAATGAGAGGATTTCCTTGATAGCCGATGGCACATTGTTCGCATCTACGACCGACGTATCCAGCCGGACAGTCGCACGTAGGCTCGCCGTCCGATCCGAGATGACAGGTCCGAGTGAATCTGAATGATCGGTCACAGAACGTTATCGATATCGTCGCGACGCGGTCGCGGATTCGAGATCGTGAAAAAAGATCGTCTCCTTACTGGTTCGACGGATTGGTCAGAGGACACGGACAAAGCTGGCAAGGTATGTTCCTCGAAGGATCTCCGTAGTAGCCCGGGGCGCAGGGTGGATCGTCTCGGTAACATTGTCCAAGCCACGGTCCGCTCTCGCGCCTGAGGAATCCCGGTGCACAGTTCTCGCACGAAAGCCCGGTGTATCCTTGCGACAATTAATGCAGACGGTTAACGATCGTGCGTTGCGTTCGCTCGAGGGGACGTCGTTTAccgacgtacgtacgtaccggTAGGGCACTGGCACTCCTCCACGAAGGACGCGGATCCCAATCCGGTATTGCGCGCGTCGGCGGTGTCCATTACGATGTCGGTGATGCGTACGTCCAACTGCGGGGAATCTTCGTACTTCGCTCTGAACGAGAGGAAGGAATCGAGCGTAAGAAAGATTCGAGCGGATCGCGAAGGATAAGATCAAAGGATCGAAAGgatcttctcctttcttacGTACTTGATGAGAATATTGTCGACGTTAGCCAGCGTCATCATTATTTCTTCCCTAGATGCGAGCACCTCGCTGTTACCTTGACGCTTGTACCACTCGCCGTAGAAAAATCTAACGGTTTCTTTCGTCTCGTAGTCGGGCGGTATGTGATGGCCTTTGTGAACGAGCACGTACTTGTTGCCGGTAAGAATGACCGAGGGCGCGTCGTTCGGCGCACCGTTGCCGTTGTAATGGATCGTATAAGTCAAATAACCGCCGTAAGACTTCAATTGGCTGCCGTGATAGTTCTCGGACAGGGCGTAATACGGTATCCTGTGCGTACTCATCTCGTTGCTGAAGGATTCGAGCAATTGAATGCCATCGCGGCCGATCGGTCGAACCTCGGATATTTGATCCTTGATGTCGCCGAACAAACGTATCTCCGATTCCGTTTGTACCGATACGATTTTGTGACTTTCGAACGGCGGCGGGATCTGATAAGTGAACAGA carries:
- the LOC122627787 gene encoding basement membrane-specific heparan sulfate proteoglycan core protein isoform X33, giving the protein MKRNRVLLRSALLFLLIGADLLVSASENDDLVFDQDGKQSSLEIPLIEKHEERSIFHRIKRSFFSFFDPFVSTPVATNTSAATIDNGTGGSATGTTTVSSPTHLRGNEGTVRLVDDKNNTDVSKPRKGGPNLERLIRNSQEEYVDDKQQENEIGEAAEGRRQSQNYVNSDDEDLVASGEIEGSATDSDVSQPVTEGQKIEGKARLYRITLTVGEPYRREYADRNSREYKELSGNLTQALEELYARRIPNYDHMANVIKVSPTSDAFTSQVTLDIGSTFTDELEIRDILEKQLQYHSLGSIQVGPEGFTFRHFLVEKENVLPECDQSSELTCRNGACVPLDSRCDGTEQCEDGSDELDCHSTLRPTTTHVSESEEERWSLPTEITGDVEEPTETAVARAKGEEEDSTLRAASNKCRADDVVRCQDGSRYICSVQRCDGVPDCEDGADEVGCPHSGCKFGEFACDVRRCILESQRCNFVEDCQDGSDEHDCNYPACTSNQFKCRNGECIDGSKHCDGVLDCRDRSDEYGCPCREYQFECSAGYCVDLSRRCDGYIDCFGGKDEENCIGTTRCREGEFECASGTCVSKMARCNGRNDCDDRSDEYNCTVTTCSSDQFRCIDGICLSIDKRCNGVADCRNGEDENQCGCGQDQFQCRTGDCIRNDQRCDGRIDCEDGSDEPSECDATTLEPEGPGARPMPGRCPAGQFQCVLDKACVPHSSVCNGVPECRDASDENNCDYTIEEECSLDEWRCENGGCIYLHQRCNQLVDCTFDESDELGCNYTLGRENNGTCEPHEWRCNNGQCIPLSRRCDKRVDCLTDTSDEFDCSYDPRPTGGSTELNLKTYPSEQVIKENPAKQGREVVFQCRDEGPLRARVHWLRDNDLPLPPASRDLNGRLEIPNIQLDHAGTYICEAVGYPPSTPGSRLSVNLTVEKFEEPATRPPQVCQYDQATCSNGDCIPKSYVCDGKFDCTDGSDEMRCSPHGCEPNEFRCNNKQCVSKLWRCDGERDCADNSDEEDCAPAPPGSPCRYHEFACASYNQCIPKIYHCDRERDCLDGSDELGCSPVYIVKPPPPMVVLEPGDLMVLTCTAIGVPIPEINWRLNWGHIHSKCSTTSVNGTGTLTCPDIQPEDSGAYSCEALNVVGFVIAQPDAILVVKGPKGICPKGTFNAEARSVDECISCFCFGVATECRSANLFTYQIPPPFESHKIVSVQTESEIRLFGDIKDQISEVRPIGRDGIQLLESFSNEMSTHRIPYYALSENYHGSQLKSYGGYLTYTIHYNGNGAPNDAPSVILTGNKYVLVHKGHHIPPDYETKETVRFFYGEWYKRQGNSEVLASREEIMMTLANVDNILIKAKYEDSPQLDVRITDIVMDTADARNTGLGSASFVEECQCPTGYTGLSCENCAPGFLRRESGPWLGQCYRDDPPCAPGYYGDPSRNIPCQLCPCPLTNPSNQFTRTCHLGSDGEPTCDCPAGYVGRRCEQCAIGYQGNPLIPGDMCVPVQQCDPDGSLTPNADPYTGKCRCKLYATGLTCNQCKANTFNLGFRNQFGCISCFCMGITNKCVSSNWYRNEIHVSFTNSLRGFTLTESKTPDAPPISDGIRLDTINREIVYNDFHNRGNNDVYYWQLPNIFLGDQITSYGGHLKYTVRYVPSPGGQSSRNNAADVELISANDIKLLYYSRESPEPNSQQSFTVPLLEQYWQRADGTTADREHLLMALADVRAIKIKATYTTHTDETALSSVSLDTAEKHNTGKARAVEVEECGCPVGYKGLSCEDCDVGYTRAMEGLYLGICEPCNCNGHSSQCDPESGLCENCADHTTGEYCERCEPGYEGDATRGTANDCTRRTDPVQCTCNEAGSRSASCFGGRCECKRNVEGPECNRCRPSTFGLSAENTDGCNECYCSGVTKQCHESSLYVQQIPIWVYDSHHGFTLTDDTRQDVIDDGFDLNVAMNEIGYRYPDNRSRRLFWSLPSAFTGNQVKSYAGSLTLTQHITAQPGAQSYKDQDILLVGNGITLFWTNPTDVLPDIPLTYSVPLRESEWKRLTTAGPRSASRTDMMTVLSNIEAILVRASHSEKMTATYISDISLDTAVENFTGHRRATQVEACRCPAGYVGTSCETCARGYYRDTSDRAFSVLGSCNPCPCNNNEENCEINRSGHVKCNCLPGYAGQNCQDVVEYPPTIPPPTPTITPPRIVVFVQEPEFQIVHTGNTVRYHCSGRSLDNGSLYIRWEKEGGQLPSGRSIDDSHGVLIIRDVKVSDSGIYVCQVSDGINIGIKKVTLTVGAFPKSLLEIPGANPVKPRVVIMPPYLEVKEGEPVEFHCDANGNPPPQVEWIRLHGSISSESSFHNGVWRLPAASRNDAAEYKCIAKNNVGVEEKTTILYVRENPEGPPATGLAPIITPAEWIGSIGDVVRLTCTPSQSANLTWTRSDGLPLPYSATQRDGILTINNPTINDSGLYVCIAVSYKGTETNSTARITIIPRRDPPTVKVKPERQIISQGTSTEIRCVTSGEAGLQVKWNKFSETMNSNVQQVGDTLRIINAQVSDRGVYICRVSSPIGSYEASAIVEVEPREVPVLELYPKDIQPVTLGGSADLQCRAIAGLPLPEIHWSRQDGRSFAPNIEQLPGGLLRLSNITINDGGSYVCSATNEVGSASEIAHIEVQSIPVITIEPRTGILQVKLGDRVRLTCSAVGHPQPNVAWSKHVNGLATYDAYSKTAATPLSAVYEIFSVSSDDEGSYSCQASNSVGIVEDRVQIRIEDNDIDSTPCRGDMTCDNDNRRPPTQDPRYPYQGGVLIPEDFLRIPNSGKVEMRCQVIAPDGDQIYLDWKRSDHRALPKGSTVHNGVLSIPTVDKNAAGEYICLGLNPAGTVIFKAKSHLEIISPPRIELNPTRQTVGPGKNPSITCTATGDEPLHIQWEAIGRPLPYSVSNDNGVLQFHGITYSDAGKYVCKATNEAGTAEAVAEVIVNEHSYDDTSIRATQRDITTYPGNSVRLRCEIREHAVIEWSREGQFLPLHGRIGEDYLELTQVKPEDSGRYICQIRNSHGVSSDYINLNVILVNLLADCMPVYRSQCRPGEYKCYSQQCIHLDYFCDGYAQCNDGTDERFCRIPQYRQFLQRRRAAVAPALTIEASQDPVNIGDTVDIRCACSGIPSPHYRWSRPNHPDLPANAQTYENILRLSNVAVSDSGTYKCTVMTPQGIFEEDFNLIVHGGHNDGPAIETKLAPYGSSIEMDCHVDLEPPVKFQWNKLGGLLSLDTETYQNTLKLKNVKAEDAGTYICIANNDKVNLEVPTVLVVTGVVPNFSQAPESYIALPPLPDSYLKFNIEISFKPENYDGIILYNAESNHGNGDFILLSLVGGYPQFKFDLGSGSAVILADKSVTLGQWHTIKIQRVRKEVTMLVDGQGPYRGVSAGRRQGLDLKGPLYIGGVPNHSIVIKEAVSNIGFIGCISRLVIGEKEIDLIGDQTGNVGITTCETCAENPCNNGGVCQEAATKNGYMCLCRAGFNGKHCNFVGQSCYPGACGEGKCVEKEAGFDCYCPYGKTGPRCERSVKIYEPAFNDDKAFIAHDTPKALRRLKIAMNFNPTDEGDGILIYCSQSEEGLGDFAALIIKNKHVEFRYDIGSGMATLRSNYIVQPGTWTYVTINRDFKEAKLSVNGEPFIEARSPGGARTMTLNTPLYIGGVDRRKITLNKNLNVDRNFHGCISELEVASVSLEILKSATDMANIEDCSMLHPNQTIPRTTLITPPPTNPPTTLYDPCASSPCIHGFCQSLDSREYSCTCEYGYAGRNCENVLKQCEVYAPCRNGGTCTDLHGSYKCDCRLGFNGQTCEKLADITYDIAFKGDGWLELERSVMTHEEEREVLGFEISTNKTNGLIMWHGQTPNDLNPDDYISLAVVDGYVEYQYNLGSGPAVIRVTAQRVDDGERHRIILKRQGSDGSIELNGEHTESGLSDGLQQILNTRGSVYLGGVPDYAMTYGRYHEGFSGCIYTLEVQDSGAIDIGEKAIRGKNVSPCTRVRWIPSSLVFTDADADIFDAFVPPPPVNIIHPKPAANVATCNIKSYLLLIVLQHLIALKIESRNLIVVCTLFYIGAINTS